In a single window of the Verrucomicrobiaceae bacterium genome:
- a CDS encoding PSD1 domain-containing protein, protein MTSRPSPTTSTWTKGGCHEHNLHVINGYFAPFHPCDEAPLPLSTSRTTACAVDFNRDVRPVLAQQCFTCHGMDDHGRKGKLRLDLPDSAHGAGKSGEIAIVPGKPDASEVIKRILSTDEDEVMPPPHTKKVMSEKDKATLKAWIAEGAKYEAHWAYQIPDSRVLIPDSVHPIDHFVRERLTKEGLKPSPEADAYTLVRRVYLDLIGLPPTPSEADAFVNAVKNQDSEIRNQEYAKLVDTLLNSPAYGERWARRWLDLARYADTNGFEKDRPRQIWPYRDWVVKALNADMPFDQFSIKQLAGDMLPNATPDDIIATGFHRNTMLNEEGGIDPNEYRFYAMVDRVGVTGTAWMGLTLNCCQCHTHKYDPILHTDYYSVMALLNNADEPTYHIPTPDIEKQQKAHAERIAKLEADLPKKFPGGDAALQSRFAGWIEGESKKASNWQIIRPTAMKTTMPHLEQLSDGFILGSGDISKSDVYDLSLKAPIKGVTAIKLEVASHPSLPNDGPGLTYYEGPLGGFFLSELQAFQNGQRVPIAHAEATNEEEEDKINDAATAAKATKKAARKAAAKKTNNAMATLDAEMSSGWQVLGGYGQSHAAVFHFEKPIDLTNGFDLKMLFEKHFACPLGHFRLSVTTSDHVEATGHPFEVENALATGDQTKRDTLMREFLVTAPEMKQAAAPLLAARRQMPRGRPTLAMKERPASNPRPTNRYHRGEYLQPKETVPPAVPAFLPSLPKDAPASRLTFAKWLFAPENPLTARVTVNRQWQAFFGRGLVKSLEDFGYQSEPPSHPELLDWLAVQFVKDGWSMKKLHKLIVMSQTYRQASRIPDSDPLAKTNQESGIQNQESLLTHAPRFRLDAEIIRDSALKAAGVLSLKMGGPGVYPPQPASVTTEGTYGKVEWKTSDGEDRYRRSLYTFTKRTAPFAMATTFDAPTGEACLARRDVSNSPLQALTLLNDQMFMEADQAMAKAVIAASPDDDTRLTHTFRRCLTRPPAADELTMLKTFLQKQRAQKLDGEALWTSVCRTVLNLDEAITHP, encoded by the coding sequence ATGACATCCAGACCATCGCCCACTACATCGACGTGGACGAAGGGCGGCTGCCATGAGCACAATCTACACGTCATAAATGGCTATTTTGCTCCGTTTCATCCCTGTGATGAAGCCCCCCTTCCTCTTTCTACTTCTCGAACCACTGCCTGCGCCGTCGATTTTAATCGCGACGTGCGTCCCGTGCTCGCCCAGCAGTGCTTCACCTGCCACGGCATGGACGACCACGGTCGCAAAGGCAAACTGCGCCTCGATTTGCCCGACTCCGCCCACGGCGCAGGCAAATCTGGCGAGATCGCCATCGTCCCCGGCAAACCAGACGCCAGCGAGGTCATCAAGCGCATCCTCTCCACCGACGAAGACGAGGTCATGCCGCCGCCGCATACGAAGAAGGTCATGTCCGAGAAGGATAAAGCCACGCTCAAAGCCTGGATCGCCGAAGGGGCGAAGTATGAGGCGCACTGGGCCTATCAAATTCCTGATTCGAGAGTCCTGATTCCTGATTCAGTGCATCCAATCGATCACTTTGTCCGAGAAAGGCTGACGAAGGAAGGATTGAAGCCTTCGCCGGAGGCGGATGCCTACACCCTCGTCCGCCGCGTCTATCTCGATCTGATCGGCCTTCCACCGACACCTAGTGAGGCGGATGCGTTTGTGAATGCGGTAAAGAATCAGGATTCAGAAATCAGAAATCAGGAATATGCGAAGCTCGTCGATACCCTTTTAAACTCTCCAGCCTACGGCGAGCGCTGGGCCCGCCGCTGGCTCGATCTCGCCCGCTACGCGGACACGAACGGCTTCGAAAAAGACCGCCCTCGCCAAATCTGGCCTTACCGCGATTGGGTGGTGAAGGCGCTTAACGCAGACATGCCCTTCGACCAATTCAGCATCAAGCAACTCGCCGGAGACATGCTACCCAATGCCACGCCGGATGACATCATCGCCACCGGCTTTCATCGGAACACGATGCTCAATGAAGAAGGCGGCATCGACCCGAACGAATATCGTTTTTACGCCATGGTGGACCGCGTCGGCGTCACTGGCACCGCATGGATGGGCCTCACACTGAACTGCTGCCAGTGCCACACGCACAAATACGATCCCATCCTCCACACCGACTATTACAGCGTCATGGCGCTGCTGAACAACGCCGACGAGCCGACTTACCACATACCCACGCCGGACATCGAAAAGCAGCAAAAAGCCCACGCCGAGCGCATCGCGAAGCTGGAGGCCGATTTGCCGAAAAAGTTCCCCGGTGGCGACGCGGCACTGCAAAGCCGTTTTGCCGGCTGGATCGAAGGTGAGTCCAAAAAAGCCTCCAACTGGCAAATCATCCGCCCCACGGCCATGAAGACCACCATGCCGCATCTCGAGCAGTTGAGCGATGGCTTCATCCTCGGCAGCGGCGACATCTCGAAGAGCGATGTCTATGATTTGAGCCTCAAAGCGCCGATCAAAGGCGTCACCGCCATCAAACTCGAGGTCGCGAGCCATCCTAGCCTGCCGAATGACGGCCCAGGCCTCACTTACTACGAAGGCCCCCTCGGTGGCTTCTTCCTCAGTGAGCTGCAAGCCTTCCAAAACGGCCAGCGAGTGCCCATCGCCCACGCCGAGGCCACCAACGAGGAAGAGGAGGACAAGATCAACGACGCTGCCACCGCCGCGAAGGCGACGAAAAAAGCCGCACGCAAAGCCGCCGCGAAAAAGACCAACAACGCCATGGCCACGCTCGACGCCGAGATGTCCAGCGGCTGGCAGGTGCTCGGCGGATACGGCCAAAGCCACGCAGCCGTGTTTCATTTCGAAAAACCCATCGATCTGACGAACGGCTTCGATTTGAAGATGCTCTTCGAAAAGCACTTCGCCTGCCCGCTCGGCCACTTCCGCCTCTCCGTGACCACCAGCGATCACGTCGAGGCCACTGGGCATCCGTTTGAAGTCGAAAATGCCCTCGCCACCGGCGATCAAACGAAGCGCGATACCTTGATGCGCGAGTTCCTCGTCACCGCGCCCGAAATGAAACAAGCCGCCGCTCCCTTGCTCGCCGCACGTCGCCAGATGCCTCGCGGCCGGCCCACGCTCGCGATGAAGGAACGCCCCGCCTCCAATCCGCGCCCCACGAACCGCTACCATCGTGGCGAATACCTCCAGCCGAAGGAAACCGTCCCGCCCGCCGTGCCCGCCTTCCTGCCTTCCTTGCCGAAAGATGCTCCCGCGAGCCGTCTCACCTTCGCGAAGTGGCTTTTCGCCCCTGAAAACCCGCTCACCGCTCGCGTGACGGTCAATCGCCAGTGGCAGGCCTTCTTTGGCCGTGGCCTCGTGAAGAGCCTGGAGGATTTTGGCTATCAAAGCGAGCCCCCGAGCCATCCTGAGCTGCTCGACTGGCTCGCGGTGCAGTTCGTCAAAGACGGCTGGAGCATGAAGAAGCTGCACAAACTCATCGTAATGTCACAAACCTACCGGCAGGCCTCTCGAATTCCTGATTCAGATCCGCTTGCAAAAACGAATCAGGAATCAGGAATCCAAAATCAGGAATCCCTTCTCACCCACGCCCCTCGCTTCCGCCTCGATGCCGAAATCATCCGCGACTCCGCGCTCAAAGCCGCGGGCGTGCTTTCCCTGAAAATGGGCGGCCCGGGCGTCTATCCGCCGCAGCCAGCTAGCGTCACCACCGAAGGCACCTACGGCAAGGTCGAGTGGAAGACCAGCGACGGCGAGGACCGCTACCGCCGCAGCCTCTACACCTTCACGAAGCGCACCGCGCCCTTCGCCATGGCCACCACCTTCGACGCGCCCACCGGCGAGGCCTGCCTCGCCCGTCGCGATGTCTCCAACAGCCCGCTGCAAGCTCTCACGCTCCTCAACGACCAAATGTTCATGGAAGCCGACCAAGCCATGGCCAAAGCCGTCATCGCCGCCTCCCCCGACGACGACACCCGCCTCACCCACACCTTCCGCCGCTGCCTCACCCGCCCACCCGCCGCCGATGAGCTGACGATGCTCAAAACCTTTCTCCAAAAGCAACGCGCCCAAAAACTCGACGGCGAAGCCCTGTGGACCTCCGTGTGCCGTACGGTGCTGAATCTTGATGAGGCGATCACACACCCGTAA